Proteins encoded in a region of the Novipirellula caenicola genome:
- a CDS encoding fructose bisphosphate aldolase, with amino-acid sequence MSPFEQQLHVIRTRPGFIAALDQSGGSTPKALGQYGIDESAWSNDEEMFAIVHQMRTRILTSDSLTKDRIIGAILFEDTLRRQVEGRPTGDYLWNVKQIVPFLKVDEGLAEQSDGVQLMKPMPKLDAKLELAKQQPVFGTKMRSVIHTANESGVDAIVEQQFEYGKKIAAAGFVPIIEPEVDIHSEEKAAAEDLLSAALINQLDRLDGKTLVMLKLTLPEKDNLYLNCVEHPAVVKVVALSGGYSREEADKRLRKQAHVVASFSRALLQDLRADQTQHEFDEALARAVQSIFDASMTPHAL; translated from the coding sequence ATGAGCCCCTTTGAACAACAATTGCACGTCATCCGCACACGCCCTGGTTTCATTGCAGCACTGGACCAAAGCGGCGGCAGCACACCCAAGGCACTCGGGCAATACGGGATCGATGAGTCCGCGTGGAGCAACGATGAAGAAATGTTTGCGATCGTGCATCAGATGCGAACTCGGATTTTGACGAGTGATAGTCTAACGAAGGATCGCATCATCGGAGCGATCTTGTTTGAAGACACCCTGCGGCGACAAGTCGAGGGACGTCCCACAGGCGACTATCTCTGGAATGTCAAACAAATTGTGCCGTTTCTGAAGGTCGACGAAGGGCTTGCCGAACAGAGCGACGGCGTTCAGCTGATGAAGCCGATGCCGAAGCTCGATGCCAAACTCGAGCTTGCTAAACAGCAACCGGTGTTTGGCACCAAAATGCGATCGGTGATTCATACCGCCAACGAATCCGGAGTGGATGCGATCGTAGAGCAACAATTCGAGTACGGCAAGAAAATTGCGGCGGCAGGATTCGTGCCCATCATTGAACCGGAAGTCGACATTCACAGCGAAGAAAAAGCAGCGGCGGAAGATCTTCTCAGCGCCGCGTTGATCAATCAGCTCGACCGGCTCGATGGCAAGACGTTGGTGATGTTGAAACTAACGCTTCCCGAGAAAGACAACCTGTATCTAAACTGCGTCGAGCATCCTGCTGTCGTCAAAGTCGTCGCACTCTCAGGAGGTTACAGTCGTGAGGAAGCGGATAAACGGTTGAGAAAGCAGGCTCACGTGGTGGCCAGTTTCTCTCGAGCCCTGCTGCAAGATTTGCGAGCCGACCAAACGCAGCACGAATTTGACGAGGCACTCGCTCGTGCCGTGCAAAGCATCTTTGATGCATCGATGACACCTCATGCGTTGTAA
- the ilvB gene encoding biosynthetic-type acetolactate synthase large subunit — protein MSTAKAAPTESKVMTGADILVKSLVDHGVEVLFAYPGGCSMPLHQALTRFGDSIRTILPRHEQGGAFAAQGYARSTGKVGVVMATSGPGATNLVTAIADAKLDSIPMLCITGQVPTGAIGSDAFQETPMVEICRGITKHHYLVTDLADLPRIVKEAFYIATSGRPGPVLIDMPKDIQLGTSEIDMDPEMDLPGYDPTPTPVPSETIRQIAAAIKLARRPMIYAGGGVVIGSASEELREFVKKTGIPVTTTVMGIGTIPPEQEHSMSWLGMHGAAYANYAVRDCDLLIALGVRFDDRVTGKVEAFAKDAKIIHVDIDGSELNKNKQAHIPVRGDVKQVLTELNKVVQKPEIAAWQKHCDELKAKYPFKYDENFDGILQQHAIKTLSDITAEMDTYITVGVGQHQMWAAQFYQFRRPRTWHSSSGLGTMGFGLPAAMGVQAAHPNSLVVDIDGDGSFQMNIQELATCFCEELPVKVLLLNNQHLGMVVQWEDRFMDRNRAHTYLGPIHHEEAAGNSSADRFSYAEERYPDFVKIAQGYGCGAATIRKKADLEGALREMIEHKGPYLLDVQVPYQEHVLPMIPGGQTVDDMILE, from the coding sequence ATGAGTACTGCAAAAGCCGCCCCCACTGAATCCAAAGTCATGACCGGAGCCGATATCCTGGTCAAATCGCTAGTGGATCATGGCGTCGAAGTGCTGTTTGCTTATCCCGGCGGTTGCAGCATGCCGCTGCATCAAGCGTTGACCCGTTTCGGCGATTCAATCCGCACAATTCTGCCGCGTCACGAGCAAGGGGGCGCGTTCGCGGCTCAAGGCTATGCACGCAGTACGGGCAAAGTCGGTGTGGTGATGGCGACCAGTGGCCCAGGGGCAACCAATCTTGTCACCGCCATTGCTGACGCAAAGCTTGATAGCATTCCGATGCTCTGTATCACCGGTCAAGTTCCGACCGGGGCGATTGGGTCCGACGCGTTCCAAGAGACGCCGATGGTCGAAATTTGCCGCGGGATCACCAAGCATCATTACTTGGTCACCGATTTGGCCGATCTGCCACGGATCGTAAAAGAGGCCTTTTATATCGCGACCAGCGGTCGGCCGGGGCCCGTTTTGATCGATATGCCCAAAGACATCCAGCTCGGTACCTCCGAGATCGACATGGATCCCGAAATGGATCTGCCTGGATACGATCCAACGCCAACGCCGGTTCCAAGCGAAACGATCCGTCAAATCGCCGCTGCAATCAAACTGGCTCGCCGTCCGATGATCTACGCCGGTGGCGGTGTGGTGATCGGCAGTGCCAGCGAAGAGCTTCGCGAATTCGTGAAAAAGACCGGCATTCCTGTGACCACAACCGTGATGGGGATTGGCACGATCCCGCCTGAACAAGAGCACTCGATGTCATGGCTGGGGATGCACGGAGCCGCCTACGCCAACTACGCCGTTCGCGATTGTGATTTGCTGATCGCGCTGGGCGTTCGCTTTGATGACCGCGTGACGGGCAAAGTCGAAGCGTTTGCTAAAGACGCCAAGATCATCCACGTCGACATCGACGGATCGGAACTGAACAAAAACAAACAAGCTCATATCCCTGTGCGTGGCGATGTGAAGCAAGTGCTGACCGAATTGAACAAGGTTGTTCAAAAGCCAGAGATCGCAGCGTGGCAGAAACACTGTGATGAATTGAAGGCGAAGTATCCGTTTAAGTACGACGAGAACTTCGATGGCATTCTGCAGCAACACGCCATCAAGACGCTCAGCGATATCACAGCGGAAATGGATACCTACATCACCGTCGGCGTTGGCCAGCACCAGATGTGGGCGGCTCAGTTCTATCAATTCCGTCGCCCTCGGACTTGGCACAGCAGCAGCGGACTCGGCACGATGGGCTTTGGTCTGCCCGCGGCGATGGGCGTCCAAGCGGCTCACCCGAATTCGTTGGTCGTCGACATCGATGGGGACGGCAGCTTCCAAATGAACATCCAAGAACTGGCGACTTGTTTCTGTGAAGAATTGCCAGTGAAGGTGTTGCTGTTGAACAACCAGCACCTTGGGATGGTGGTTCAGTGGGAAGACCGTTTCATGGATCGCAACCGAGCCCATACCTACCTAGGCCCGATTCACCACGAAGAGGCTGCCGGAAACAGCAGTGCGGATCGATTCAGTTACGCCGAAGAACGCTATCCCGACTTCGTCAAAATCGCTCAAGGCTACGGCTGTGGTGCTGCAACGATTCGCAAGAAAGCGGACCTCGAAGGAGCACTTCGTGAGATGATCGAGCACAAAGGACCTTACTTGTTGGACGTTCAAGTGCCGTATCAAGAACACGTGTTGCCGATGATCCCCGGCGGTCAAACCGTCGACGACATGATCCTCGAATAA
- a CDS encoding CrcB family protein has product MTSWLNLAVVAVGGAIGSIARYGITLAMTAVPGGSSMLGTTVANVAGCAAMGALAEYSLLNDHFPPRLLLGLRVGFLGAFTTFSTFTAESMLLAGEQRWPAAVFYVAANLFLGWAALYLMANLVKGWLA; this is encoded by the coding sequence ATGACTAGTTGGCTCAATCTAGCAGTCGTAGCGGTCGGCGGAGCGATAGGATCTATCGCCCGTTACGGGATTACGCTCGCAATGACGGCCGTCCCCGGCGGCAGTTCGATGCTAGGGACCACGGTCGCTAATGTTGCCGGATGCGCCGCAATGGGGGCCTTAGCGGAATACAGCCTCCTTAATGACCATTTCCCCCCAAGATTGCTGTTGGGGCTGCGAGTTGGATTTTTGGGGGCGTTCACCACGTTTTCGACCTTTACTGCGGAATCGATGCTGTTGGCAGGAGAACAACGATGGCCAGCTGCGGTTTTTTATGTTGCCGCAAATTTGTTTCTCGGATGGGCAGCCCTCTATTTGATGGCAAACCTCGTAAAAGGATGGTTGGCATGA
- a CDS encoding DNA-3-methyladenine glycosylase 2 family protein has product MNRTKPRIFTSRTLKRYCRDLAAIEPVFGQIIDRHGYPPMWRRDPGFETLARIILEQQVSLASAQTTFTRLTAQLGSVTPKAIQKAEDDVLRGCGVSRQKARYLRELASAVQSKTLVLDALPMMPDDEVRAALTAVIGIGHWSASVYLMLALNRTDLFPLGDVALVNSMLHEFALQTASDNKRTLPPSADVTQLEARVQQWSPNRTIAAYMLWHAYIQRKGITVFA; this is encoded by the coding sequence ATGAATCGCACTAAACCCCGTATCTTCACGTCACGAACGCTGAAACGGTACTGTCGTGACCTCGCGGCGATCGAACCGGTGTTTGGTCAGATCATCGATCGCCATGGTTACCCGCCGATGTGGCGACGCGACCCCGGCTTTGAGACGCTCGCCCGCATCATCTTGGAACAACAAGTCAGTTTGGCGTCGGCACAGACCACGTTCACGCGTTTGACCGCGCAACTAGGCAGCGTCACACCAAAAGCAATCCAAAAGGCCGAGGATGATGTGTTGCGTGGATGCGGCGTCAGTCGTCAAAAAGCACGCTACTTGCGTGAGTTGGCCAGTGCGGTGCAAAGCAAAACGTTGGTGTTGGATGCGTTGCCGATGATGCCCGACGACGAAGTTCGCGCGGCATTGACGGCCGTCATCGGCATCGGCCACTGGAGTGCGTCGGTGTACTTGATGTTGGCACTGAACCGCACCGATCTGTTCCCGCTTGGCGACGTGGCGTTGGTCAACAGCATGCTGCACGAATTCGCGTTGCAAACCGCATCCGACAACAAACGCACACTGCCACCCTCTGCCGACGTGACGCAACTCGAAGCGAGGGTCCAACAGTGGTCCCCCAACCGCACGATCGCCGCGTACATGTTGTGGCACGCGTACATCCAGCGAAAAGGGATCACAGTGTTTGCCTGA
- a CDS encoding TolC family protein, giving the protein MTKKSHNRTETISRNASASRSTRWRRVLLGVLIATTGGGNLAPVFAGNPGSPFFTASRIHGTVQKTTFADETENRGPYSSQPESVQAFAASAAMGGNSVVDSRPVVYLSLAEARARVIDSNPELDSLSNALAAVAEDVTIADAFFDGVVGVDIEGGKLDRQLSNSVATFGLPTRDLQTDYLRSLTGNMLSYSKRTRTGGEFLLGYDSGYNFLSPVGSDVLVNPAWDADLNFRFSQQLAQGRRRVINESPIQLARYAYMSLSAELRAEINTAFRDVEVAYWQYAGLYAEYQVAQESTARFKDLVESERARLEQRESTIVDVAQADELYQTARLTEIELRRSADLAAVELLRLMGDYRGRTIRLVPTDQPQMDLSLHFDEGMVQSGFRPEVEAQRTLVRAARLQILQARDLLRPDIRANFGYTQNGLENNLDDALETAFDGNYQDWFVGFEFRQSVGQRAAYARARQACRQLAAQQSQLDAIRRDIYAEVNAAAVDIELLHESLQIAEARVAAATAQSDGRRQLYDTNKATIDLLLRNDQTLVDAQRASIQAIYAYQQAQAEWRFATGTIDRSALGLETTLDASLQSFEMIPSTASEAEDVGSELPSPPRPADVEPAKSEPAKPKPVQSAPASSKPTEAAPAGDVDAVPTQQAPPAPPAAKPKSDDQAAVSSAPFAPVVSQPYRPSWIADPAGTGPIESYPQVVVGKPPVKISSDESPSAPLQQAAASPQLMLPEQVNGWDEMFSADPIGSAAVGRATDDPVGFPEVVVAKRDGSPSDAQSEAAARQAEIEAEAAELLPEVHVSPLKFHQ; this is encoded by the coding sequence ATGACTAAAAAATCGCACAACCGCACCGAAACCATTTCCCGAAACGCATCTGCATCGCGATCGACCCGTTGGCGCCGTGTTCTGCTTGGGGTGCTGATTGCTACGACCGGAGGCGGTAACCTCGCTCCTGTTTTCGCAGGCAACCCTGGCTCGCCGTTTTTTACTGCCAGCCGGATTCACGGAACGGTCCAAAAGACGACGTTTGCCGACGAAACCGAAAACCGAGGCCCCTATTCGAGCCAACCCGAATCGGTCCAGGCGTTTGCTGCATCCGCGGCCATGGGTGGCAACTCGGTAGTGGATTCGCGGCCAGTCGTCTATCTGTCGCTTGCCGAAGCGCGAGCTCGAGTGATCGATTCCAATCCCGAACTGGATAGCTTGTCCAATGCGCTAGCCGCAGTCGCAGAGGATGTGACGATTGCGGACGCCTTTTTCGACGGGGTCGTCGGCGTCGATATCGAAGGTGGAAAACTGGACCGGCAACTCAGTAACTCGGTTGCGACCTTTGGTCTTCCCACTCGCGATTTGCAAACCGACTATCTTCGTTCGCTTACCGGAAACATGTTGTCCTATAGCAAGCGAACTCGCACCGGGGGTGAGTTCTTGTTGGGGTACGACAGCGGTTACAACTTCTTGTCGCCCGTCGGGTCGGACGTCTTGGTCAACCCAGCCTGGGACGCGGACTTGAATTTCCGCTTCAGCCAACAACTGGCTCAGGGGCGTCGACGTGTCATCAACGAATCCCCGATCCAATTGGCTCGCTACGCCTACATGTCACTCAGTGCGGAACTGCGTGCTGAAATCAACACGGCGTTCCGCGATGTCGAGGTCGCTTATTGGCAGTACGCGGGGTTGTACGCCGAGTATCAAGTCGCACAGGAATCGACCGCGCGGTTCAAAGACCTGGTCGAAAGCGAACGAGCACGGCTGGAACAACGCGAATCCACGATTGTCGATGTGGCTCAGGCAGACGAACTGTATCAAACCGCTCGCTTGACCGAGATCGAACTGCGACGGAGTGCTGATTTGGCCGCAGTCGAACTGTTGCGTCTGATGGGCGATTACCGCGGTCGTACGATCCGATTGGTGCCCACCGACCAGCCGCAAATGGATCTTTCGTTGCACTTCGATGAAGGCATGGTCCAGTCGGGATTCCGGCCCGAGGTGGAAGCACAGCGGACGCTGGTGCGAGCGGCGAGGTTGCAGATTTTGCAAGCTCGTGACTTGTTGCGACCCGATATTCGCGCCAATTTCGGTTACACCCAAAACGGATTGGAAAACAATCTGGATGACGCCCTCGAAACCGCGTTTGACGGTAATTATCAAGATTGGTTTGTTGGATTCGAGTTCCGGCAATCCGTGGGCCAGCGGGCTGCCTACGCACGAGCTCGTCAAGCATGTCGCCAACTCGCGGCACAACAATCACAGCTCGATGCAATTCGCCGCGATATCTATGCCGAAGTCAATGCGGCCGCCGTCGATATCGAGTTGCTGCATGAATCGCTGCAGATCGCCGAAGCTCGTGTCGCTGCGGCGACCGCTCAGAGCGACGGACGCCGCCAGTTGTACGACACGAACAAGGCGACCATCGACTTGTTGCTTCGCAATGACCAAACGCTGGTCGATGCCCAACGAGCTTCGATCCAAGCGATCTACGCTTACCAACAAGCCCAAGCCGAATGGCGTTTCGCCACCGGCACGATCGACCGATCGGCACTGGGATTGGAAACCACGCTGGACGCATCGCTGCAATCGTTCGAAATGATTCCTTCGACGGCCAGCGAAGCCGAGGACGTGGGGTCGGAGTTGCCATCGCCGCCGCGGCCCGCTGACGTTGAGCCAGCCAAATCAGAGCCAGCCAAACCGAAGCCAGTTCAATCGGCGCCAGCCTCGTCGAAGCCGACCGAGGCGGCCCCTGCAGGTGACGTCGATGCGGTACCGACACAGCAAGCACCGCCTGCACCACCTGCGGCGAAACCCAAGTCGGATGATCAAGCGGCGGTTTCATCCGCGCCGTTTGCACCGGTGGTGTCGCAGCCGTATCGCCCAAGTTGGATCGCCGATCCAGCGGGGACCGGCCCCATCGAAAGCTACCCGCAAGTGGTCGTCGGCAAGCCTCCGGTAAAAATCAGCTCGGACGAGTCGCCGTCGGCTCCGCTGCAGCAAGCGGCTGCGTCGCCGCAGTTGATGTTACCGGAGCAAGTCAACGGATGGGACGAAATGTTTTCCGCGGATCCGATCGGATCGGCCGCCGTGGGACGAGCCACCGATGACCCGGTTGGATTCCCAGAGGTGGTGGTCGCCAAGCGTGACGGTTCACCATCCGATGCCCAGAGCGAAGCCGCGGCACGGCAGGCAGAGATCGAGGCGGAGGCAGCCGAGCTGCTTCCCGAGGTTCATGTCTCGCCGCTCAAGTTCCACCAATAA
- a CDS encoding carbon-nitrogen hydrolase family protein: protein MLIACVQSDVTFANVAENRKRIAEHIHAAGKMQAKLVVMPECMLCGYAYQSRQDAWQHAVSIDDEVFIDIANLAATYDLHLTFGFLEKSGDQLFNAAALVGPSGVVGRYRKVHLPALGVDRYVDRGDIPYQPLQAGDARVGMAICYDSSFPEPMRVLALGGADIIALGTNWPVTAYRTAEIVPPARSMENHLFFVAANRVGSEGGFKFCGLSSICGPDGVILAQSETDQPEILYADVNLAEARNKRIERTPGAHVIDRFEDRCPDFYQAVTAEKPTSVTGKSGNHGPDGPPAQSG, encoded by the coding sequence ATGCTAATCGCATGCGTCCAATCGGATGTCACCTTTGCCAACGTCGCCGAAAATCGCAAACGGATTGCCGAGCACATTCATGCTGCGGGCAAAATGCAAGCGAAATTGGTTGTCATGCCCGAGTGCATGTTGTGCGGCTATGCGTATCAGAGCCGGCAAGATGCGTGGCAGCATGCCGTGTCGATTGACGACGAGGTGTTTATCGACATCGCCAACTTGGCGGCGACCTATGATTTGCATCTGACGTTTGGATTTTTGGAAAAAAGCGGCGATCAATTGTTCAACGCGGCCGCCTTGGTCGGCCCGAGCGGGGTGGTCGGACGCTATCGCAAAGTCCATTTGCCTGCCTTGGGAGTCGATCGCTATGTCGACCGCGGCGACATTCCTTATCAACCGCTACAGGCCGGAGACGCACGCGTGGGCATGGCGATTTGCTATGACAGCTCGTTTCCCGAACCGATGCGGGTGCTCGCGTTGGGCGGAGCGGACATCATTGCGTTGGGGACGAATTGGCCGGTAACGGCGTACCGAACCGCCGAAATTGTTCCTCCGGCACGTAGCATGGAGAATCATTTGTTCTTCGTCGCCGCCAACCGGGTCGGCAGCGAAGGAGGCTTTAAATTTTGCGGATTGAGTTCGATTTGCGGCCCCGACGGAGTCATTTTGGCCCAGAGCGAAACGGATCAGCCCGAGATCTTGTATGCCGACGTCAATTTGGCCGAGGCTCGCAACAAGCGGATCGAGCGAACGCCGGGAGCCCATGTGATCGACCGTTTCGAAGATCGCTGTCCCGATTTCTATCAGGCAGTCACCGCGGAAAAGCCCACGTCGGTGACCGGCAAATCCGGCAATCACGGGCCAGACGGACCCCCTGCCCAGTCGGGTTAG